One Pectobacterium colocasium DNA segment encodes these proteins:
- a CDS encoding pectate lyase — MKRFALSLLAGLVALQASAATPDRLTIVNQYVDNVLTKAGDHYHGQSPTPLLADGIDPRTGKQMEWIFPDGRHAVLSNFSAQQNLMRVLVGLSNLSGNPSYKQRAEAIVKYHFQHYQDESGLLIWGGHRFVDLKTLQPEGPSEKEMVHELKNAYPYYDLMFSVDKEATARFIRGFWNAHVYDWKIMETSRHGKYGQKMGELWQSPFEQQPPFFATKGLSFLNAGNDLIYSASLLYKYNKEDGALVWAKRLAQQYVLPRDKATGLGVYQFTQALKRDETTDDADTHSKYGDRAQRQFGPEFGPTALEGNMMLKGRTSTIYSENALMQLQLGKDLGAEGKELLTWTTDGLKAFAKYAYNESDNTFRPMLANGKDLSNYVLPRDGYYGKKGTVIKPYPADNSFLLSYARAYTVLPDAELWRVARGIARAQGLGELGSAPGKDVKVDLATRNSDPYALFALLDLYQASKVKDYLSLAEKVGDNIISTRYKNGFFMAEHNRQYADVDAIEPYALLALEAAVRNQPQSVAPFLNGAGFTEGGYRMEDGSTRISTRDNEIFLLNVGETLKPNNKK; from the coding sequence ATGAAAAGATTTGCGCTGTCGCTCCTTGCTGGTCTGGTTGCTTTACAGGCCAGCGCCGCCACACCAGACCGCCTCACTATCGTCAATCAGTATGTTGACAACGTACTGACCAAAGCCGGTGACCATTACCACGGTCAATCGCCCACGCCGCTGCTCGCCGATGGTATCGATCCGCGTACTGGCAAGCAGATGGAGTGGATCTTCCCTGATGGCCGCCACGCCGTGTTATCCAACTTCTCCGCGCAGCAAAATCTGATGCGCGTGCTGGTTGGGTTGAGTAACCTGAGCGGCAACCCCAGCTATAAGCAGCGTGCCGAAGCGATTGTGAAATATCATTTCCAGCACTATCAGGATGAGAGTGGCCTGCTGATTTGGGGCGGCCACCGTTTCGTTGATTTAAAAACGCTGCAACCGGAAGGCCCCAGCGAAAAAGAGATGGTGCATGAGCTGAAAAATGCCTATCCCTACTACGATTTAATGTTCAGCGTCGATAAAGAGGCCACCGCGCGCTTTATTCGCGGCTTCTGGAATGCGCACGTTTATGACTGGAAGATCATGGAAACCAGTCGCCACGGTAAATACGGGCAAAAAATGGGCGAACTCTGGCAAAGCCCGTTCGAGCAACAGCCGCCCTTCTTCGCCACCAAAGGCCTCAGCTTCCTGAATGCGGGTAACGACCTGATCTATTCCGCCTCATTACTGTACAAATACAATAAAGAAGACGGTGCGTTGGTTTGGGCGAAACGTCTGGCACAGCAGTACGTTTTACCGCGCGACAAAGCAACCGGGCTCGGCGTGTATCAGTTTACGCAGGCGCTGAAGCGTGATGAAACCACCGACGATGCCGATACGCATTCCAAATACGGCGATCGCGCCCAGCGTCAGTTTGGCCCGGAATTCGGCCCCACCGCGCTGGAAGGCAATATGATGCTGAAAGGACGCACCAGTACGATCTATTCCGAAAATGCGCTTATGCAGCTCCAGTTGGGTAAAGATTTAGGGGCGGAAGGCAAAGAACTGCTAACGTGGACAACCGACGGCCTGAAAGCCTTTGCCAAATATGCCTATAACGAGTCGGACAACACGTTCCGTCCGATGCTCGCTAACGGCAAAGATCTCTCTAATTATGTTCTGCCACGTGACGGTTACTACGGCAAAAAAGGCACTGTGATCAAGCCTTATCCTGCGGATAATTCATTCCTGCTCTCGTATGCTCGCGCCTATACCGTATTACCGGACGCCGAGCTGTGGCGTGTCGCACGCGGCATCGCCCGTGCACAAGGGCTGGGTGAGTTAGGTTCAGCACCGGGTAAAGACGTTAAAGTGGATCTCGCCACCAGGAATAGTGACCCTTATGCGCTGTTCGCGCTGCTGGATCTGTATCAGGCGAGCAAAGTGAAAGACTATCTGTCGCTGGCGGAAAAAGTGGGCGACAACATTATCAGCACACGTTATAAGAACGGCTTCTTCATGGCCGAGCACAACAGACAATACGCTGATGTCGATGCTATCGAGCCTTATGCTCTGTTAGCACTGGAAGCTGCAGTACGCAATCAGCCGCAGTCCGTTGCCCCGTTCCTGAATGGCGCTGGCTTCACCGAGGGTGGCTACCGTATGGAAG